A window of the Streptomyces sp. JB150 genome harbors these coding sequences:
- a CDS encoding DUF3499 domain-containing protein, with product MSPVRRCSRTACGRPAVATLTYVYADSTAVLGPLATYAEPHCYDLCAEHSERLTAPRGWEVVRLLDGSAPARPSGDDLEALANAVREAARPQERAAQAGGAGRAADPMEVARRGHLRVLRSPDN from the coding sequence GTGAGCCCTGTACGTCGCTGTTCGCGCACCGCCTGCGGCCGACCCGCCGTCGCGACGCTGACGTACGTCTACGCCGACTCGACCGCGGTCCTAGGCCCGCTCGCCACCTACGCCGAACCCCACTGCTACGACCTGTGCGCCGAGCACTCCGAGCGCCTCACCGCCCCGCGCGGCTGGGAGGTCGTCCGGCTCCTCGACGGTTCGGCACCCGCCCGCCCGAGCGGCGACGACCTGGAGGCGCTGGCGAACGCCGTCCGCGAGGCGGCCCGCCCCCAGGAGCGCGCGGCCCAGGCCGGCGGCGCGGGCCGCGCGGCGGACCCGATGGAGGTCGCGCGCCGCGGCCACCTGCGGGTGCTGCGCTCGCCGGACAACTGA
- a CDS encoding metallopeptidase family protein, which produces MDNRVPPRAAGPGPRRRDRHGRGMRGPIAPPQVPLAASRADVFADLVQDSVERLERRWPQLADIDFLVLEVPRLDGPGQAWNDEAVPLGGIIPAREGRRARVVVYRRPVEIRTKGRDERAALVHEVVVEQVAELLGLTPETVDPRYGED; this is translated from the coding sequence ATGGACAACCGAGTACCGCCCCGTGCCGCCGGCCCCGGGCCCCGCCGCCGTGATCGTCACGGCCGGGGCATGCGCGGCCCGATCGCGCCGCCGCAGGTTCCGCTCGCCGCGAGCCGCGCCGATGTGTTCGCGGATCTGGTGCAGGACTCCGTGGAGCGGCTGGAGCGGCGCTGGCCGCAGCTCGCCGACATCGACTTCCTGGTGCTGGAGGTGCCGCGGCTGGACGGGCCCGGGCAGGCCTGGAACGACGAGGCCGTTCCGCTCGGCGGGATCATCCCCGCGCGGGAGGGGCGGCGGGCCCGGGTGGTCGTCTACCGGCGGCCCGTCGAGATCCGCACCAAGGGGCGGGACGAGCGCGCCGCGCTGGTGCACGAGGTCGTCGTCGAGCAGGTCGCGGAGCTGCTGGGGCTGACGCCGGAGACGGTGGACCCGCGGTACGGGGAGGACTGA
- a CDS encoding cation diffusion facilitator family transporter, with the protein MSASGGTKAIVAALFANLSIAAAKFVAFLFSGSSSMLAESVHSLADSGNQGLLLLGGKKAQREATPQHPFGYGRERYVYAFLVSIVLFSVGGMFAIYEGYEKIKDPHEIEHWYWPVGVLVFAIIAETISFRTAIKESNALRGRKSWKEFVRHAKAPELPVVLLEDLGALVGLILALGGVGLALLTGNGVWDGIGTLCIGVLLIVIAIVLAAETKSLLLGEAAGLEEVHKIEAAIVDGTTVPRIIHMRTLHLGPEELLVAAKIAVRHDDTATEIAAAIDAAEARIRAAVPIARVIYLEPDVYSETEAAKGPDPEASPGGPAPHNAGH; encoded by the coding sequence ATGAGCGCGTCAGGCGGTACCAAGGCGATCGTGGCGGCACTGTTCGCCAATCTCTCGATCGCGGCAGCGAAGTTCGTGGCGTTCCTCTTCAGCGGCTCGTCCTCGATGCTCGCCGAGTCGGTGCACTCGCTCGCCGACTCCGGCAACCAGGGCCTGCTCCTGCTCGGCGGCAAGAAGGCGCAGCGCGAGGCGACCCCGCAGCACCCCTTCGGCTACGGCCGCGAACGCTACGTCTACGCCTTCCTCGTCTCGATCGTCCTCTTCTCGGTCGGTGGCATGTTCGCCATCTACGAGGGCTACGAGAAGATCAAGGACCCGCACGAGATCGAGCACTGGTACTGGCCGGTGGGCGTCCTCGTCTTCGCGATCATCGCCGAGACGATCTCCTTCCGCACGGCCATCAAGGAGTCCAACGCGCTGCGCGGCAGGAAGTCCTGGAAGGAGTTCGTCCGCCACGCGAAGGCCCCCGAGCTGCCGGTCGTCCTGCTGGAGGACCTCGGCGCCCTCGTCGGCCTGATCCTGGCCCTCGGCGGCGTCGGCCTCGCCCTCCTCACCGGCAACGGCGTCTGGGACGGCATCGGCACCCTCTGCATCGGCGTCCTGCTCATCGTGATCGCCATCGTCCTGGCCGCCGAGACCAAGTCCCTGCTCCTCGGTGAGGCCGCGGGCCTGGAAGAGGTCCACAAGATCGAGGCCGCGATCGTGGACGGCACCACCGTCCCCCGCATCATCCACATGCGCACGCTCCACCTCGGCCCGGAGGAGCTGCTGGTCGCCGCCAAGATCGCCGTACGCCACGACGACACGGCCACCGAGATCGCCGCCGCCATCGACGCCGCCGAGGCCCGCATCCGCGCGGCCGTCCCGATCGCCCGCGTCATCTACCTGGAGCCGGACGTCTACAGCGAGACCGAGGCCGCCAAGGGCCCCGACCCGGAAGCCTCGCCGGGCGGCCCGGCCCCGCACAACGCCGGCCACTGA
- a CDS encoding DUF5719 family protein yields the protein MNRTTLSLIAGASALAAVTAVASLTAPGAAGTDTARAAARLPVERTSVACPAPSSSDLAETSYASFTPVTAGVTGEGKAELRAAARKSAKTGEDAGAEGGTGPAGKAVLKPGEPGTPTAGDASGAESPALTGTAEGKYAPGWTVQQTTEVTAGTGRGLQGVACTVPDTEFWFPAASTEAGRTDYLHLTNPDDSAAVVDIELYGAEGELESQVGQGMTVPPHSTEPILLSTLTAEKQPNLTVHVTVRGGRVGAAVQALDAKLGGDWLTAAADPAGSLVLPGIPADATAVRLVAFSPGDTDADLKVRLASPSGEITPAGNETLHVKAGMTTAIDLGDVTRGEAGSLVLTPTDEAVPVVAAARVIRGKGSAQESAFVPATRAVDSRASAAGNTAKGTILSLTAPGESAKVEVTASAGSEGGSPVSRTHTLKAGTTQNIEVPVPSGLEGSYALTVERLSGGPVHAARTLTADLDGVPAFTIQTLPDDQGTVSVPETEQDLSVLQE from the coding sequence GTGAACCGCACCACCCTGTCCCTGATCGCCGGGGCGAGCGCGCTCGCCGCCGTCACCGCGGTCGCCTCGCTCACCGCCCCCGGCGCGGCCGGCACCGACACCGCCCGCGCGGCCGCCCGGCTGCCCGTCGAGCGCACCAGCGTGGCGTGCCCGGCGCCCAGCTCCTCCGACCTCGCCGAGACCTCGTACGCGTCCTTCACCCCCGTCACCGCGGGCGTCACGGGCGAGGGGAAGGCGGAGCTGCGCGCCGCGGCCCGCAAGTCGGCGAAGACCGGCGAGGACGCCGGGGCGGAAGGCGGGACCGGGCCGGCAGGCAAGGCCGTCCTGAAGCCCGGCGAGCCCGGCACACCGACCGCGGGGGACGCCTCGGGCGCGGAGTCGCCCGCGCTGACCGGCACCGCCGAGGGCAAGTACGCGCCGGGCTGGACCGTCCAGCAGACCACCGAGGTCACCGCCGGCACCGGGCGCGGCCTCCAGGGCGTCGCCTGCACCGTGCCGGACACCGAGTTCTGGTTCCCGGCGGCGAGCACGGAGGCCGGGCGCACGGACTACCTCCACCTCACCAACCCCGACGACTCCGCCGCCGTCGTCGACATCGAGCTGTACGGCGCGGAAGGGGAGCTGGAGTCCCAGGTGGGCCAGGGCATGACGGTCCCGCCGCACTCCACCGAGCCGATCCTGCTGTCCACGCTGACCGCCGAGAAGCAGCCCAACCTCACCGTGCACGTGACCGTGCGCGGCGGGCGGGTCGGCGCGGCCGTCCAGGCGCTCGACGCCAAGCTCGGCGGCGACTGGCTCACCGCCGCCGCGGACCCGGCGGGCAGCCTGGTGCTGCCCGGCATCCCCGCGGACGCCACCGCCGTACGGCTCGTCGCGTTCTCCCCCGGGGACACGGACGCCGACCTCAAGGTGCGGCTCGCCTCCCCGTCCGGCGAGATCACCCCGGCCGGGAACGAGACGCTGCACGTCAAGGCGGGCATGACGACCGCGATCGACCTCGGCGACGTCACCCGCGGCGAGGCGGGCTCCCTGGTGCTCACCCCGACCGACGAGGCGGTGCCGGTGGTGGCGGCCGCGCGGGTGATCCGGGGCAAGGGCAGCGCGCAGGAGTCGGCGTTCGTCCCGGCGACCCGCGCGGTGGACAGCCGCGCGAGCGCGGCCGGCAACACGGCGAAGGGCACCATCCTGTCCCTGACCGCACCCGGCGAGTCCGCGAAGGTGGAGGTCACGGCGTCGGCGGGCAGCGAGGGCGGCAGCCCCGTCTCGCGCACCCACACCCTCAAGGCGGGCACCACCCAGAACATCGAGGTCCCGGTCCCGAGCGGCCTCGAGGGCAGCTACGCGCTGACCGTGGAACGCCTCTCCGGCGGCCCCGTCCACGCGGCCCGCACCCTCACCGCCGACCTGGACGGCGTCCCGGCCTTCACGATCCAGACCCTCCCGGACGACCAGGGAACGGTGTCGGTGCCGGAGACGGAGCAGGACCTCTCGGTGCTCCAGGAGTAG
- the manA gene encoding mannose-6-phosphate isomerase, class I — MDRLDNTIRPYAWGSPTAIPHLLGVEPTGEPQAEMWMGAHPGAPSRTPRGTLADVIDADPERELGRAAVARFGPRLPFLLKLLAAGAPLSLQVHPDLAQAQEGYADEERRGIPVDAPHRNYKDANHKPELICALTEFDGLCGFRDPVQAAGLLDGLGVDSLKPYADLLRAHPEDAALREVLTAVLGADREEMARTVAEATAACTRLGGAYAPYADIAHHYPGDPGVIAALLLHHVRLQPGEALFLGAGVPHAYLNGLGVEIMANSDNVLRCGLTPKHVDVPELLRVVRFEPSDPGVLRPEASPDGEEVYETPTDEFRLSRYVLPQGGPRRDLTRPAPQILLCTAGTVRAGEHALRPGQSVFVPADERIDVSGAGTLFRATVVV; from the coding sequence ATGGACCGCCTCGACAACACCATCCGCCCCTACGCCTGGGGCTCGCCCACCGCGATCCCGCACCTCCTCGGCGTCGAACCGACCGGCGAACCCCAGGCGGAGATGTGGATGGGCGCCCACCCGGGCGCACCCTCCCGCACCCCGCGCGGCACCCTCGCCGACGTCATCGACGCCGACCCGGAGCGGGAGCTGGGCCGGGCGGCCGTCGCCCGCTTCGGCCCCCGCCTCCCCTTCCTCCTCAAGCTCCTCGCCGCCGGCGCCCCCCTCTCCCTCCAGGTCCACCCCGACCTCGCCCAGGCGCAGGAGGGATACGCGGACGAGGAACGCCGCGGCATCCCCGTCGACGCCCCGCACCGCAACTACAAGGACGCCAACCACAAGCCCGAACTGATCTGCGCGCTCACCGAGTTCGACGGCCTGTGCGGCTTCCGCGACCCGGTCCAGGCCGCCGGCCTCCTCGACGGCCTCGGCGTGGACTCCCTGAAGCCGTACGCCGACCTGCTGCGCGCCCACCCCGAGGACGCGGCCCTGCGCGAGGTGCTGACCGCCGTCCTCGGCGCCGACCGCGAGGAAATGGCCCGCACGGTCGCCGAGGCCACCGCCGCCTGCACCCGCCTCGGCGGCGCCTACGCCCCCTACGCCGACATCGCCCACCACTACCCGGGCGACCCCGGCGTCATCGCCGCCCTGCTCCTCCACCACGTGCGGCTCCAGCCCGGCGAGGCCCTCTTCCTCGGCGCCGGCGTCCCGCACGCGTACCTGAACGGCCTGGGCGTCGAGATCATGGCCAACTCCGACAACGTCCTGCGCTGCGGCCTGACCCCCAAGCATGTCGACGTCCCCGAACTCCTGCGCGTCGTCCGCTTCGAGCCGTCCGACCCGGGCGTCCTGCGCCCGGAGGCCTCCCCGGACGGCGAGGAGGTCTACGAGACCCCGACCGACGAGTTCCGCCTGTCCCGGTACGTCCTCCCGCAGGGCGGCCCGCGACGCGACCTCACCCGCCCCGCCCCCCAGATCCTGCTGTGCACGGCCGGCACCGTACGGGCCGGGGAGCACGCACTGCGCCCCGGGCAGTCCGTCTTCGTCCCGGCGGACGAACGCATCGACGTGTCCGGTGCGGGCACTCTCTTCCGGGCGACCGTCGTCGTCTGA
- a CDS encoding phosphomannomutase/phosphoglucomutase — MAADLSQIVKAYDVRGVVPDQWDESLAELFGAAFAQVTGADAIVTGHDMRPSSPGLSRAFARGAAAQGVDVTEIGLCSTDQLYYASGALNLPGAMFTASHNPAQYNGIKMCRAGAAPVGQDTGLADIRELVERWSESGAPEPAATQGTITRRDTLEDYAAHLRSLVDLTSIRPLKVVVDAGNGMGGHTVPTVFAGLPLTLVPMYFELDGTFPNHEANPLDPANIVDLQKRVREEGADLGIAFDGDADRCFVVDEHGDPVSPSAITALVASRELARNGGKGTVIHNLITSWSVPEVVKENGGTPVRTRVGHSFIKAEMARTGAIFGGEHSAHYYFRDFWNADTGMLAALHVLAALGGQEGPLSGLVAQYDRYAGSGEINSTVDDQSARLAALKTAFESREGVTLDELDGLTVTAADWWFNVRPSNTEPLLRLNAEARDETTMAKVRDEVLSIIRG; from the coding sequence GTGGCTGCTGATCTGTCACAGATCGTGAAGGCGTACGACGTGCGCGGAGTCGTCCCCGACCAGTGGGACGAGTCGCTGGCCGAGCTCTTCGGGGCGGCGTTCGCCCAGGTGACCGGCGCGGACGCGATCGTGACCGGCCACGACATGCGCCCCTCGTCGCCGGGCCTGTCCCGGGCCTTCGCGCGCGGGGCCGCGGCCCAGGGCGTCGACGTCACCGAGATCGGCCTGTGCTCCACCGACCAGCTGTACTACGCCTCGGGCGCGCTGAACCTGCCCGGCGCGATGTTCACCGCCTCGCACAACCCCGCGCAGTACAACGGCATCAAGATGTGCCGCGCGGGTGCCGCCCCGGTCGGCCAGGACACCGGCCTCGCCGACATCCGCGAACTGGTCGAGCGCTGGAGCGAGTCGGGCGCCCCGGAACCCGCGGCGACGCAGGGAACGATCACGCGGCGCGACACGCTGGAGGACTACGCGGCCCACCTGCGCTCGCTCGTCGACCTGACCTCCATCCGCCCCTTGAAGGTCGTCGTCGACGCGGGCAACGGCATGGGCGGGCACACCGTCCCCACGGTCTTCGCGGGCCTGCCGCTGACGCTCGTCCCGATGTACTTCGAACTGGACGGCACGTTCCCCAACCACGAGGCGAACCCGCTGGACCCGGCGAACATCGTGGACCTGCAGAAGCGCGTCCGCGAGGAGGGCGCCGACCTCGGCATCGCCTTCGACGGCGACGCCGACCGCTGCTTCGTCGTCGACGAGCACGGCGACCCGGTCTCCCCGTCCGCCATCACCGCGCTCGTCGCCTCCCGCGAACTCGCCCGCAACGGCGGCAAGGGCACGGTCATCCACAACCTGATCACCTCCTGGTCGGTGCCGGAGGTCGTCAAGGAGAACGGCGGCACGCCGGTCCGCACCCGCGTGGGCCACTCCTTCATCAAGGCGGAGATGGCGCGCACCGGCGCGATCTTCGGCGGCGAGCACTCCGCGCACTACTACTTCCGCGACTTCTGGAACGCCGACACGGGCATGCTGGCCGCCCTCCACGTCCTCGCGGCCCTCGGCGGCCAGGAGGGCCCCCTCTCCGGCCTGGTCGCCCAGTACGACCGCTACGCCGGCTCCGGCGAGATCAACTCCACCGTGGACGACCAGTCGGCCCGCCTCGCCGCCCTCAAGACCGCCTTCGAGTCCCGCGAGGGCGTCACCCTCGACGAGCTCGACGGCCTCACCGTCACCGCCGCCGACTGGTGGTTCAACGTCCGCCCGTCCAACACCGAACCGCTTCTGCGCCTCAACGCCGAGGCCCGCGACGAGACGACGATGGCCAAGGTCCGCGACGAGGTGCTGAGCATCATCCGCGGCTGA
- a CDS encoding SIS domain-containing protein, giving the protein MLDESLLDTPEALAEADHRGLLRGAAEAGARVRTAARNAAEAGVGELKPDGRPRAVLIAGPGAAATHAADLLGTLAGPGSPVTRLAPTGVAPAAGALRWELPGWAGSVDLLLITTPDGTEPGLALLAEQAYRRGCAVVAVAPPGTPLAEAVAGAHGLFVPMATAPYDQDEPLAASAPGVLWALLTPLLALLDRIGLLGASTEALDKVADRLDHVAERCGPAIATYSNPAKTLAAELADALPVIWTEGTSAGPAGRRFAAALAELSGTPAVVAELPEALAAHSALLAGPLAARANPDDFFRDRVEEAPALHARVVLLRDRPIAGLTAAPAARDLALSHDTPISELEPDPGCELETLAELIAMTDFAAVYLALASRA; this is encoded by the coding sequence ATGCTCGACGAATCGCTGCTCGACACCCCCGAGGCCCTGGCCGAGGCCGACCACCGCGGCCTGCTGCGCGGAGCCGCCGAAGCCGGTGCCCGCGTCCGCACGGCGGCCCGCAACGCCGCCGAGGCAGGCGTCGGCGAGCTGAAACCGGACGGCCGCCCCCGCGCGGTCCTGATCGCCGGCCCGGGCGCCGCGGCCACCCACGCCGCCGACCTCCTCGGCACCCTCGCCGGCCCGGGCAGCCCCGTCACCCGCCTCGCCCCCACCGGCGTGGCCCCGGCCGCCGGAGCCCTGCGCTGGGAACTCCCCGGCTGGGCCGGCTCGGTGGACCTGCTCCTGATCACCACCCCGGACGGCACGGAACCCGGCCTCGCCCTGCTCGCCGAGCAGGCCTACCGCCGCGGCTGCGCCGTCGTCGCCGTGGCCCCGCCCGGCACCCCGCTCGCCGAGGCCGTCGCCGGCGCCCACGGTCTCTTCGTACCGATGGCCACCGCCCCGTACGACCAGGACGAGCCCCTCGCGGCCTCCGCCCCCGGTGTGCTGTGGGCGCTGCTCACCCCGCTCCTCGCCCTCCTGGACCGCATCGGCCTGCTCGGTGCCTCCACCGAGGCGCTGGACAAGGTCGCCGACCGCCTCGACCACGTCGCCGAACGCTGCGGCCCGGCCATCGCCACGTACAGCAACCCGGCCAAGACCCTCGCCGCGGAGCTGGCCGACGCGCTCCCGGTGATCTGGACCGAGGGCACCTCGGCGGGCCCCGCGGGCCGCCGTTTCGCCGCCGCCCTCGCGGAGCTGTCCGGCACCCCGGCGGTCGTCGCCGAACTGCCCGAGGCGCTTGCCGCGCACAGCGCCCTGCTCGCCGGCCCCCTCGCGGCCCGCGCCAATCCGGACGACTTCTTCCGCGACCGCGTCGAGGAGGCACCCGCCCTGCACGCGCGCGTGGTCCTGCTCCGCGACCGCCCGATCGCCGGCCTCACCGCCGCCCCCGCGGCCCGTGACCTGGCCCTGAGCCACGACACGCCGATCAGCGAACTCGAACCCGACCCGGGCTGCGAACTGGAGACTCTCGCGGAACTGATCGCCATGACGGATTTCGCCGCCGTTTACCTGGCGCTCGCTTCAAGGGCCTGA
- the ahcY gene encoding adenosylhomocysteinase, whose protein sequence is MTTVENRQDFKVADLSLAEFGRKEITLAEHEMPGLMAIRKEYAEAQPLKGARITGSLHMTVQTAVLIETLVALGAQVRWASCNIFSTQDHAAAAIAVGPNGTPDNPQGVPVFAWKGETLEEYWWCTEQALTWPGTATGGPNMILDDGGDATLLVHKGVEYEKDGKVPSPDTAESDEHRVILELLTRTLGENPQKWTQLASEIRGVTEETTTGVHRLYEMQREGTLLFPAINVNDAVTKSKFDNKYGCRHSLIDGINRATDTLIGGKTAVVCGYGDVGKGCAESLRGQGARVIVTEIDPICALQAAMDGYQVTTLDEVVETADIFITTTGNKDIIMASDMAKMKHQAIVGNIGHFDNEIDMAGLAKVPGIVKDEIKPQVHTWTFPDGKKIIVLSEGRLLNLGNATGHPSFVMSNSFADQTLAQIELFTKPDEYPTGVYVLPKHLDEKVARLHLDALGVKLTTLRPEQAEYIGVKVEGPYKPDHYRY, encoded by the coding sequence ATGACGACTGTCGAGAACCGACAGGACTTCAAGGTCGCCGACCTCTCCCTCGCCGAGTTCGGCCGCAAGGAGATCACTCTCGCCGAACACGAGATGCCGGGCCTGATGGCGATCCGCAAGGAGTACGCCGAGGCTCAGCCCCTCAAGGGCGCCCGCATCACCGGCTCCCTGCACATGACCGTGCAGACCGCGGTCCTGATCGAGACCCTGGTCGCCCTGGGCGCCCAGGTCCGCTGGGCCTCCTGCAACATCTTCTCCACCCAGGACCACGCCGCGGCCGCCATCGCCGTCGGCCCGAACGGCACGCCCGACAACCCGCAGGGCGTCCCGGTCTTCGCCTGGAAGGGCGAGACCCTGGAGGAGTACTGGTGGTGCACCGAGCAGGCGCTGACCTGGCCCGGCACCGCCACCGGCGGCCCGAACATGATCCTGGACGACGGCGGCGACGCCACCCTCCTGGTCCACAAGGGCGTCGAGTACGAGAAGGACGGCAAGGTCCCCTCGCCCGACACCGCCGAATCCGACGAGCACCGCGTCATCCTCGAACTGCTGACCCGCACCCTGGGGGAGAACCCCCAGAAGTGGACCCAGCTGGCGTCCGAGATCCGCGGCGTCACCGAGGAGACCACCACCGGTGTCCACCGCCTGTACGAGATGCAGCGCGAAGGCACCCTCCTGTTCCCGGCGATCAACGTCAACGACGCCGTCACCAAGTCGAAGTTCGACAACAAGTACGGCTGCCGCCACTCCCTGATCGACGGCATCAACCGCGCCACCGACACCCTGATCGGCGGCAAGACCGCGGTCGTCTGCGGCTACGGCGACGTCGGCAAGGGCTGCGCGGAGTCCCTGCGCGGCCAGGGCGCCCGCGTGATCGTCACCGAGATCGACCCGATCTGCGCCCTGCAGGCGGCGATGGACGGCTACCAGGTCACCACCCTCGACGAGGTCGTCGAGACGGCCGACATCTTCATCACCACGACCGGCAACAAGGACATCATCATGGCCAGCGACATGGCCAAGATGAAGCACCAGGCCATCGTCGGCAACATCGGCCACTTCGACAACGAGATCGACATGGCCGGCCTCGCCAAGGTCCCCGGTATCGTCAAGGACGAGATCAAGCCGCAGGTCCACACCTGGACCTTCCCGGACGGCAAGAAGATCATCGTCCTGTCCGAGGGCCGCCTGCTCAACCTGGGCAACGCCACCGGTCACCCGTCGTTCGTGATGTCCAACTCCTTCGCGGACCAGACCCTGGCCCAGATCGAGCTGTTCACCAAGCCCGACGAGTACCCGACCGGCGTCTACGTGCTGCCCAAGCACCTCGACGAGAAGGTCGCCCGCCTCCACCTGGACGCGCTCGGCGTGAAGCTCACCACGCTCCGCCCCGAGCAGGCCGAGTACATCGGCGTCAAGGTCGAGGGCCCGTACAAGCCGGACCACTACCGCTACTGA
- a CDS encoding Trm112 family protein encodes MPLEAGLLEILACPACHAPLKEQDTELICTGQDCGLAYPVRDGIPVLLVDEARRPA; translated from the coding sequence ATGCCGCTCGAAGCCGGCCTCCTGGAGATCCTCGCCTGCCCGGCCTGCCACGCCCCCCTCAAGGAGCAGGACACCGAGCTGATCTGCACCGGCCAGGACTGCGGCCTGGCGTACCCCGTCCGCGACGGCATCCCCGTCCTCCTCGTCGACGAGGCCCGCCGCCCGGCATAA